The DNA sequence TGGAGATTTGCGTAGTATGCCCTTCGAAGACGGCAGTTTTGACGGCGCGATTTGTGAGTGCGTCCTCTCGCAGCAAAAGGAGCTTTCACCAGCCTTGTCAGAGCTTGCAAGAGTCTTAAAAAACGGAGGAATTTTGGGGGTAACCGACATCTTCTCCCTCAATCGCAGTTACGACAGTCAAGGCTGGGACGGTTCATGTGCAAGCGGGGCCAGATCCGCCCTTGAACTGCACGAAGCATTCACGATCCATGGATTTGGGGCGTTTTTCTTTGAAGCCTATCCTAGGTTGCTTCGGGAATGTACTGCCCAACTAGTGTGGGCAGGTATCATCGAAGCACCCATAAAGACATGTTGTAGCCTGAGTTACGGCCTTTGGTTGTGTAGAAAGTTGGGCGATGAGGGTTCATTAAAAGAGCGATACGAAATTGAAGGCGCCGAAAAAGCGGCAGGTTAACCAGGAAGATTGAAGGAGAGGTTGAGATGAAAGACCTAAATACTGCAGTCATGCAATGGGGGCAGGAAGGTTTTTGCTGTTCGCAGATCATGATACTGACAGGATTGGCGCTTACTGGAAAGGAAAATAAGGACCTGACGGCGGCCATGAATGGCCTTTGTAAAGGCACTTTCTCACCTGTATGTACGTGCGGGGCATTGACCGGTGCCTGTTGCCTTTTGGGGTTTTATGCCGGCAAAGGAGCGCCGCTGGAAGATAAAGATCCTAGACTGCCCGAAATGATCGGGCGCCTTCACGAATGGTTTCAAGGCAAGTGGGGATCAGGCGGGCGCGTCAACTGTGGGGATATCCTGGGCTTTGAACCAATTGCTGATCCGAAGCAATGTTTTCAAAAATGTTTTCCTATGATAATGGAAACGTTGGAAAAGACCTTAGAGCTTCTCGAAACGCACGGCTTTGATATACGGGAAGGGCGGCCCCTTTAATGACGATTTTACGACACACCAACAGTGTATGTCCCATCTGCCTAAAGCAAGTACCAGCATTCCTGGAAGAGGAAGAAAATGACGTTTTCATGCGGAAACATTGTCCCGATCATGGAGAGTTTTCCTGCCTGGTATGGGAAGGGAAGCCAAGCCTTGACGCTTGGACTTCGGGCCGTTTTACCCTCGCAAGACCTGAAGATAGACCACCGAAATCTTGCCCCGAAGGGTGCGGGCTATGCGCGGATCACCTGCAAAAAAGCTGCACAGTGGTCGTCGAGGTTACCGAAAGGTGTCAGCTCAAGTGTCCTGTATGTTTTGCAAGCGCGGGAGACGACTTTGAGCCCGATTTTTATGTTTTGGAGAAGTTGTTACATGACGTACATCGTAAGGCACCAGGTGCCATCCTGCAATTTTCAGGGGGAGAACCCACGCTTAGAGACGATTTGACAGATCTTATTCGATTGGCTTCAAGCCTCAAATTTCCAGGAATTCAGTTAAATACCAATGGCCTTAAGCTGGCTCAAGAATCCAGGTACGGGCAAAGATTAAAGGAAGCAGGACTGAGCTGGGTATTTCTGCAATTCGACGGCCTTCGCGAAGCGACCTACCAGGCCCTACGGGGAAAGCCGCTTCTGACCGACAAAATACGGGCAATCGATGCCTGCAAAGAGGCCGGCCTTGGGGTAGTCCTTGTTCCCACGCTCGTAAAGGGGGTCAACGATGACGAGATGGGAGATATCGTCCATTTCGGACTTTCTCGCTTTCCAGTCGTTAGAGGAGTCCATTTTCAGCCCATCAGCTATTTCGGCCGTTTCCCCGAACCGCCACGCAACGATAAACGTCTGACGCTTCCAAGGATCATGAGAGATCTGGCAGAACAGGCTGACGAGATGATCGATTTATCCCATTTTCGCCCGTCTCGGTGTGAGCATGAACGATGTTCCTTTCGGGCGATTTACCTTGTCGATTCCCCTGACAAAATCATTCCCCTGACAAGTGGGCCATGTTGCTGTAACGGTCGGTCCTCCGATGAAGGATTTCAAAGCTCCGTCGAAAGCATCGGCCGCCGATGGGGGGCCGACATCACCCCAAAAAACTGCAAAAAGCAGGAGAAAGCTCCTCAGGAAATGGATGCCCAGGCCGGAGAGGCCTTTGATAGGTTTATCCGCATTTACGAAAGGGGAAGCTTCAGCATAAGCGCAATGGCCTTTCAAGACGGTGAAAACCTTGACCTCGAACGGCTGCGCTTCTGCTGCATCCACGTGGCAGCACCCGATGGAAGATTTGTACCTTTTTGTGCCTGGAACCTTACCGCAAGGAACGGCCGGGCCTTGCATCGTAAACGATGAAAATTCCAATCACCCCCTTAGACCCATGGATCGCAGGCCGCCTCATCAATGAGTTTCCCCGATATGCGGCCGCAGAAAAACAGGCCAGGATCGAAGATCGCAGCGAGATAGAAAGGGCCCAAAAACACCTTTTAAGCCGTACAATTGAAGATGCTTCACTTTATTCTCCCTTTTACCGTGACCGCCTTGGCCCCGTAAGGGGCGTGCCCTTCAATGAACTTCCCTTTACTTTCCCGTCGGATCTCGCTGAATCGGGATTGCGTTTCCTAACCGTCTCTCAGTCGGAGATACGGCGCATCGTTACTTTGAGCACATCGGGTACGTCAGCTCCTCCCAAGAGAGTCTTTTTCACCGAAGAAGATCTCAAAGCAACTGAGGATTTTTTCATGTGCGGGATGAC is a window from the Acetomicrobium flavidum genome containing:
- the trsM gene encoding DVU_1556 family methyltransferase is translated as MSLPYEHPRWHRVMGEALHPGGEALSRRLIHLCNFPPKAKVLDAGCGAGATVGLLIEEGFDAVGFDKSYDLLSKAKQKGPAIHGDLRSMPFEDGSFDGAICECVLSQQKELSPALSELARVLKNGGILGVTDIFSLNRSYDSQGWDGSCASGARSALELHEAFTIHGFGAFFFEAYPRLLRECTAQLVWAGIIEAPIKTCCSLSYGLWLCRKLGDEGSLKERYEIEGAEKAAG
- a CDS encoding DVU_1555 family C-GCAxxG-C-C protein; translated protein: MKDLNTAVMQWGQEGFCCSQIMILTGLALTGKENKDLTAAMNGLCKGTFSPVCTCGALTGACCLLGFYAGKGAPLEDKDPRLPEMIGRLHEWFQGKWGSGGRVNCGDILGFEPIADPKQCFQKCFPMIMETLEKTLELLETHGFDIREGRPL
- the trsS gene encoding radical SAM (seleno)protein TrsS — protein: MTILRHTNSVCPICLKQVPAFLEEEENDVFMRKHCPDHGEFSCLVWEGKPSLDAWTSGRFTLARPEDRPPKSCPEGCGLCADHLQKSCTVVVEVTERCQLKCPVCFASAGDDFEPDFYVLEKLLHDVHRKAPGAILQFSGGEPTLRDDLTDLIRLASSLKFPGIQLNTNGLKLAQESRYGQRLKEAGLSWVFLQFDGLREATYQALRGKPLLTDKIRAIDACKEAGLGVVLVPTLVKGVNDDEMGDIVHFGLSRFPVVRGVHFQPISYFGRFPEPPRNDKRLTLPRIMRDLAEQADEMIDLSHFRPSRCEHERCSFRAIYLVDSPDKIIPLTSGPCCCNGRSSDEGFQSSVESIGRRWGADITPKNCKKQEKAPQEMDAQAGEAFDRFIRIYERGSFSISAMAFQDGENLDLERLRFCCIHVAAPDGRFVPFCAWNLTARNGRALHRKR